The following proteins are co-located in the Manihot esculenta cultivar AM560-2 chromosome 7, M.esculenta_v8, whole genome shotgun sequence genome:
- the LOC110605050 gene encoding disease resistance protein At4g27190: MVPGIFVSIFSDVFKESIMQFVLAPIKQHVSYPFTYKSKVEILQSEAEKLKNRTVKLQQSVEEATRKGEEIYESVNKWLNDAGKAIEEAEECIKGEEQAKKRCFVGLCPDLKIRYQLSKKAEKKAMAIRDLASEDDHDPISFRPPLQQIVAPSVYAREGLNSRELFLEKVMDALLDPDLTMIGLYGLGGVGKTTLAKQVHRKALEEKLFDVVAIVAVGQTPELRRIQSEVGDILGLKFEGEEIPGRANRLYERLKKELEKEKKELEKEKKKVLIILDDIWKQLDLNAVGIPFGDDFKGCKMFLTSRNQDVLSREMGTQKEFRLDVLQDEEAWSLFEMTVSSAKNSKLPPIAAEVAKKCAGLPLLLLIMATDLRNREAYAWSNKLKQLSEFDNAEINSKVHAVLESSYYNLCGNEVKSLFLLCGLIGQSNIQIQSLLKYIMGLSLFKNISTVEEARNKLRDLIDTLKAQSLLLDGDMYGFVKIHDVVRDTALLIASREQHAFIITSGRELMKFPNKDCTRISLQYCDIENLSEGWECPKAEALFLVTKVFCLGIPHQFFKGIRNLEVVDFTGIHFVSLPSSLAFLSNLHTLCLHRCQLEDLAIIGDLKQLRVLSFANSYVVELPRQIEQLARLKVLDVSNCSKLKMIPANALSKLSELEELYMSNSFVEWEADGNNASLAELEKLSQLTTLEMQIPDDKILPKHLFSNGRLQSFRILIGDNWDWDDNYKTSRTLKLKLKASIHSGYGIKVLLRETEDLCLDEVREAENLLYDIDGDGFPKLKHLRVQNNYAIQHIINSTKWAVCDAFPILESLILENLMKLEKIYHGRLTVRSFNKLKILQVRNCQKLTHLFSLSAAKCLLQLQEIEVEDCPKMEAIVIDESENSNEVLEFNRLLFLNLRDLPNFRTFHSKIKAPPKIEKFLSKVEKFLSKVESDTHSLLFSKTVCLY, encoded by the coding sequence atggtTCCCGGTATCTTTGTCTCCATTTTCTCAGATGTCTTCAAAGAATCCATCATGCAATTTGTCCTTGCGCCAATCAAACAGCATGTCAGTTATCCTTTCACCTACAAGAGCAAGGTTGAGATTCTCCAGAGTGAGGCTGAGAAATTGAAGAACAGAACAGTCAAGTTGCAGCAATCCGTTGAGGAGGCTACAAGGAAAGGGGAAGAGATCTATGAAAGTGTCAACAAGTGGCTGAACGATGCAGGCAAAGCTATTGAAGAAGCTGAGGAATGTATCAAAGGCGAAGAACAAGCGAAAAAGAGGTGTTTCGTTGGATTATGTCCTGATTTGAAGATACGCTATCAGCTTAGCAAGAAAGCAGAGAAGAAAGCTATGGCAATTCGTGACCTTGCGAGTGAAGACGACCATGATCCAATTTCCTTCCGTCCCCCTCTACAGCAGATAGTTGCCCCGTCAGTATATGCTCGTGAGGGCTTGAATTCAAGAGAGTTGTTCTTGGAGAAAGTTATGGATGCACTATTAGATCCAGATCTTACTATGATCGGGTTGTATGGACTTGGAGGTGTGGGTAAGACCACCCTAGCAAAACAGGTCCACAGAAAAGCTCTGGAAGAGAAGCTATTCGACGTCGTCGCTATTGTTGCTGTAGGTCAAACACCAGAACTCCGAAGAATTCAATCGGAGGTCGGTGATATCCTGGGCTTGAAATTTGAGGGGGAGGAAATACCTGGAAGAGCTAATCGGCTATATGAGAGGTTGAAGAAAGAGTtggagaaagagaagaaagagttggagaaagagaagaagaaggtacTTATAATTCTTGATGATATTTGGAAACAACTTGATTTAAATGCAGTGGGAATTCCCTTTGGAGATGATTTCAAAGGATGCAAAATGTTTCTCACCTCAAGGAACCAAGATGTGTTATCTCGTGAGATGGGCACACAGAAAGAATTCAGACTCGACGTTCTACAGGACGAAGAGGCTTGGAGTTTGTTTGAAATGACTGTCTCATCtgctaaaaattcaaaattgccTCCTATCGCCGCAGAAGTTGCTAAAAAATGTGCAGGATTGCCTCTTCTATTGCTCATAATGGCGACAGACTTGAGAAATAGAGAGGCATACGCATGGAGTAATAAGCTGAAGCAATTATCTGAGTTTGACAATgcagaaataaattcaaaagtACACGCGGTTCTGGAGTCAAGCTACTACAATTTGTGTGGCAATGAAGTCAAGTCGCTTTTCTTGCTTTGTGGCCTGATAGGACAATCTAATATTCAAATCCAGTCCTTGCTGAAATACATCATGGGTCTTAGTTTATTCAAGAACATTTCTACTGTGGAAGAAGCAAGAAACAAACTACGTGATCTGATTGATACCCTTAAAGCGCAGAGCTTATTGCTAGATGGCGACATGTATGGATTCGTAAAAATCCATGATGTTGTTCGAGATACTGCTCTCTTGATTGCATCTAGAGAGCAACATGCGTTTATAATTACAAGTGGCAGGGAGTTGATGAAATTCCCAAATAAGGATTGCACCAGAATTTCTCTGCAGTATTGTGATATTGAAAATCTCTCCGAAGGATGGGAGTGCCCAAAAGCAGAGGCACTATTCCTTGTCACAAAAGTTTTTTGTTTGGGAATCCCACATCAGTTTTTCAAGGGCATTAGAAACCTGGAAGTAGTGGATTTTACTGGGATCCATTTTGTGTCCCTCCCTTCATCGCTCGCTTTCCTATCCAACCTTCATACCCTTTGCTTGCATCGGTGCCAACTGGAGGACTTAGCTATCATTGGAGACTTGAAGCAACTACGAGTTCTTAGTTTTGCAAACTCCTACGTTGTTGAGTTGCCCAGACAAATAGAGCAACTGGCTCGACTAAAAGTCTTAGATGTGAGCAATTGTTCCAAACTCAAAATGATTCCAGCAAATGCCTTATCAAAGCTGTCGGAGCTTGAAGAACTATACATGAGTAACAGTTTTGTTGAGTGGGAGGCCGATGGGAACAATGCAAGCCTTGCTGAGTTGGAAAAGTTGTCTCAGTTGACTACCTTGGAAATGCAAATACCGGATGACAAGATATTACCAAAACACTTGTTCTCCAATGGCCGCTTGCAGAGCTTTAGAATACTGATAGGGGATAACTGGGACTGGGATGACAACTACAAAACCTCTAGAACGCTGAAACTTAAGCTCAAGGCAAGCATTCATTCAGGATACGGCATTAAAGTGCTATTGAGGGAGACTGAAGATTTATGCTTagatgaagtgagggaggctgaGAACTTGTTGTATGATATTGACGGGGACGGCTTTCCAAAATTGAAGCATCTCCGAGTCCAAAATAATTATGCCATTCAACATATCATCAATTCGACGAAGTGGGCCGTATGTGATGCCTTTCCAATTCTAGAGTCATTGATTTtggaaaatttaatgaaattggAGAAAATCTATCATGGTCGACTCACAGTAAgatcttttaataaattaaaaattttgcaaGTAAGAAATTGCCAGAAATTGACGCATCTTTTTTCATTATCTGCTGCCAAGTGTCTTTTGCAATTGCAGGAAATAGAAGTGGAAGATTGTCCTAAGATGGAAGCTATTGTTATTGATGAAAGTGAAAACAGTAACGAAGTGCTTGAGTTCAATCGCTTGCTCTTTTTGAATTTGCGAGATCTTCCAAATTTTAGGACATTTCACAGCAAAATAAAGGCGCCACcaaaaattgagaaatttttGTCAAAAGTTGAGAAATTTTTATCAAAAGTGGAGAGTGATACTCACTCATTACTTTTCAGCAAAACGGTATGCctatattaa